Proteins co-encoded in one Gemmatimonadales bacterium genomic window:
- a CDS encoding VOC family protein translates to MSIKPQTPGIHHVGLRVRDFARAKQFYTETLGFPVLLDFPEVFLFAAGGTAVGVRGPAANTPPGDRFNPFRVGLDHVALGCADELELKRVAGALTAAGVENTGIKLDEALGKRYVGFKDPDGIAWEFYSV, encoded by the coding sequence ATGAGCATCAAACCACAGACGCCTGGTATTCACCACGTAGGTTTGCGAGTCAGGGATTTCGCGCGTGCCAAGCAGTTCTACACGGAAACCCTCGGCTTTCCAGTTCTGCTCGACTTTCCGGAGGTGTTTCTCTTCGCCGCCGGGGGCACGGCAGTAGGCGTCCGCGGTCCGGCGGCGAATACCCCGCCAGGCGATCGCTTCAATCCGTTTCGGGTCGGGCTCGACCACGTCGCGTTGGGATGTGCCGACGAACTGGAACTGAAACGGGTGGCTGGTGCGTTGACGGCAGCGGGCGTCGAGAACACCGGCATCAAGCTGGATGAGGCGCTGGGGAAACGCTACGTCGGGTTCAAGGATCCGGACGGGATTGCCTGGGAGTTCTACAGCGTCTGA